From the genome of Candidatus Polarisedimenticolaceae bacterium:
GCCGGAAGCCGTTCAGGAAGAGCCAGTGACGCTTCTCCACCGCGGGGACCGTTCCGTCGTCGTTCACGTTGGTGACGTGGTACCCGTATTCGTTCCAGAGCGGTCGCGCCGGGCCCCAGGGATCCCCGGCGGATTCGAACGCGAAGACGCCGTGGTCGGTTCCCAGGCCGCAGTTGGAGTTGGCGCCGACGAGGATCTCCGCGCTCCCGTCGACGTCCACGTCGGCCACGGTCGGATACTCCGTCCACGTGCACGAGCTGAGCGCGGTCTGCCGGAGCACGGCACCGTCGTTTCCCCGGAAGACCCTCAGGAAGTACTCGTCCCGGTGAACGATCTCGGCCGCGCCGTTCGCGTCCAGGTCGAACGCGGCGATTCCCGCTCGCTGTGAGCTCGCATCGGAGATCGCGGCGTTCCACTTCAACTGTCCGTCGGACTCGAAGACGGCGAGTTGGTAGGAGGCCGAAACGGCGATCTCCGGCGTGCCGTCGCCCTCCACGTCCGCCAGCGTCGGTGGCCCTCCCAGCCCGCCGCCGGGGATGGAAACCGGACCCCAGCGGGTCGTTCCGCTCTCCCCATCCAGGAGCCGCACTCTCCCCCCCTCGACGAGGACCACCTCCGGGAAGGAATCGCCGTCGAGGTTCGCGACCGCCGTGTAGCCGTCGGGGGCGGGGTTGGTCCACAACACGCCGCCGCCCGCCGTGTAGGCGGTGGGACCGGCGAGGACCTCGAGATCGCCGTCGAGGTCGAGGTCGACGACGACGGAGTGCGGACCGAGGATCGGCTTGCCGCTCGTCCCGGTACCGGTCCACATAAGGGTCCCGTCGTTCCGAACGGCCTGCCGACCCATCACGATCTCCGGGGTTCCGTCGCCGTCCAGATCGGCCAGCGAGGGCGCGCCTGCGGCGCAGACGTCCGACAGGAACCACGTCGCCTTCCACTTGAGGGTGCCGTCGTGCTCGAGCACCAGGAGCTTCCCTCCGCTCTCGTCGACGGTCACGATTTCGGGCCGCCCGTCGCCGTCGATGTCGCCGAGAGCGACCGTGCACGTCGCGTTCACCAGAACGCCCGGGACGACGAGCTCCCGCCCGTCGTCGCCGCTCACGACCCGGACCACGCCGGGCAGGATCATGGCGCCGCTGCTCGAATCGGTGGCCGTGAACACCACGTCCGGCGTGCCGTCCGCGTTCATGTCCATGACGAGCGGAGTCGAGACGACGTGCACGTGGTTCGGGAACGGATCCCCCGAGCCCGCCGTCGTCCAGGACCACTCGAGCGCCAGGCCTTGAGCGCGGGTCGGGGGCACCAGCAACAGCGGGGCGAGGAGAACGAACCCCCAGCGGATGGACTTCATGGCAACCCCTCCCCGGAGCGGCGGGAAACGCCCCATGGGAAGGAAAGACGGCCGCGCGAGCGGGATTGACTCAGGCCGGACGGCGACGACGGACGAGAATCCACGCACCCGCGGCGACGGCGAGCACGAGTCCGAACATCGCGAACCACGCGGCGTCGCGTCCGAGCGACTCGGAGAAGCGAAGGCGTGTCTCGCCGTCGCCGACGAGGACGAGGCCGGCCCACGCCGCGGGCGGCGCCCCGGCGCGGATCCGCTCGCGCTGGGCGGCGGCGAGCGCCGCGGCGACCGTCTCCCCGCGGGCGAGCGCGCGGTAGAAGGGGGCGAACAACGCGGCGGCCTCGTCGTCGGCGAGGGGCCAGAGGCTCCCGACCACCGTGCGCGTCCCTCCGGCGAGGAACCCGCGGACCAGGCTCTGGACGCCGTCCCCTTCGACCACCTCGCCCGAGGCGCTCCCGCAGTTCGCGAGCACCACGACCCGGTCGCGGATACGAAGCTCCGCGGCCTCGCGGATCGTCAGTTGCCCGTCCTCGCCGGCGTCGCCGCGGGAGAGGAGGATGCACGAGCGCTCGGGATGGTCGCCGTCGATCCGCGCGTGGGCGGCGAGGTGGAACAGGCCGAACCGCTCCGAGGCGGAACGCTTCAGACGAGCCTCGCTCGCGTCGGCGTCCTCGATCACCCTCGAGCCGTGCCCGAGCAGCCGCGCCACCAGGCGCCCCTCGCGACGCGCATTCGGAAGCGGGACCGTCCCCGTGGCCGCGTCCTGGACGGGGTCGGCGAGGACGAGCGCGCGCCCATCGACCTCCGGGGCCGTGTCGAGGTGCCGCCGGTACCACGCGGTGACCGAGGGGGACGATTCGATCTCGTAGCGCGCGGCGAGCGGGGGATCGGCGGGAGCGGGGCGCAGCGCCGCGAACGGGAGCTCGTGCAGCGGCCCTTCGGGGACGATCACGAGGCGGCGGGTCGACGCCGGCAGGTCGTCGAGGGCTTCGCGAAGGAGCGCCCCGTGAAGTCGCGCCGAACCGTCGACCTCCGTCCGGTCTCTGGCCGGGAACAGCCCCGTGAAGAGGGGGACCTCCCGCTCGAGCGTCGCGAGCTCCGGGACGCGATAGGCGCGCGTTCGCTCCCGCGTGTGGACGAGAAGCCAGGAGCCGCCGTTGTCGTAGTACCCCTTGCCCACGAGGTCGCCGAGGGAGAAGGCGAGGATCGCCTCGTCGGCGCGGAGCGTTCGCTCGACCGAGGCGAGCGGCGGCGGCTCGCCGTCGTCGGCGATCGTCACTTCCGCGGCGTCCATCTCCTCGAGGAGCGTCCTGGCGCGACGGCGCTCCGCGACCGCGAACGCGCGCTCGAGGTCGAGCCGGTCGGGAACGCGGGAAGGCGGGCCGACGAGGTGCCCGAAGACCCGCTGGTAGAAGAAGGTCCACTGCGAGAACAGGCGCGACCGGACCTCGGCGGCCGACTGCCGGCTCCGGAGCTCCTCGATCGCGCGCAGGGCGTCGAGGCTCGCCCGCCAGGCCGCCTCGCGGTCCGGCCCGAGCCACGCGAGCGAGGCGACGATGATCCGCGTGCGGACGATCGCCTGGAGGTCCCCCTTCGACTCCGCCAGCGCGACAGCGTCGCCAAGCAGCCGGGTCGCGCGCGCCGGGTCCCTCGGCTCGTACCGCGCGAGGCTCTCCGCCAGGAACCGCATCGCCATCAGCCGATTGGAGAGCTCGCCCGCGCGGTCGAGCTCGTCGATCGCCTCTTCGAGGTGACGACGGATCTCCGCCCGATCCTCGACGAGCTGCGCCAGGTAGAGGTGCGACGTTCCGAGCACTTGGGCGTTGTTCCCGGCCTCGGCGGCGCGGATCGCGGCCTCGACGTAGGGGGTCAGCTCCCGTTTCTGCTCGCGGGTCATCTCCCCGCGCGGGAAGGTCTTGGAGAAGGCGAGCGCCACGTTCGCGAGCGCCGCGGCCTCCTCGTGCCGGTCCCCGAGCGCGGCCCACAGCGCCGCCTCCTCGCGGAAGGCGAGCAGCGCCGCCGGCCAGCGCGTGGTCGCCATCGCCGTCGCGCCGCGCAGGGCGAGGAGCCTCGCCCGGAGGCGGCCGTCTCCGGGAGGGCCGAGGCGGCGCTCGGCGTCGTCCAGGATCCCCTCGGCCCGCGCGTATTCCGCGGCGGCGTGGGCGCGCCGGGCCTCCTCGATCGACGCCTCGAACGACGGCCCCTCCGCCGCGAGCACCACGACCGCGAACGCGAGGGCGATCACGGGCTCACTCGCGCGCCACCCGGAAGGTCCTCGAGCGGATCGTCCTCCCGTCGGCCGTGCGGGCGACGACCTGCCAGAGGAGCGGCTCTCCGGGAGCGAGGATCCCCGGAGGAACGGCGAGCTCGGGGACGGCGAGCCCGCCTCGAACCTCGAGCACGGTGAGGTCCGCTCGCGCCAGCGTGACCGCGTACGTGGCCCCTTCGATCGGAGTCCAGCGCAGCACGGGGTCTCCCGGCGCCCCGAGGGACTCGATCGTCGGCGCGGCGTCGAGCCGGAATATCGGCGCGACCGCGGGCTCGGGCGCGCGCCAGAACCAGGCTCCGAGCGCGACGGCCGCCACGGCGGCCGCCGCGGCCGTCCACCACGCCGTCCGGAACGACGACGAGCGCGGCGGGAGCACCTCGCGCGCGAGCGCGGCGGCCTCACGGCAGGAACGGCAGTCGGCGACGTGCAGGGCGACCGCGCGCGCGCGATCCGCATCCAGCGTCCCGCTCGCGAGGTCCCAGATTTCGGCGGGGGCAGGGCAGTCTTCGCTCACGCGCGGAATCCCTTCCCCGACAGGCACGTGCGCAGATCGACCATCCCCCGGAAGACCAGGTTGCGCGCGGCCTTGTCGGTCCAGTGCAGCGACACCGCGATCTCCTTCGCCGAGAAGCCGGCGAGGTGGAGGCCGACGGCGATCCGTCGTGGCTCGAGGAGCCCCCGGAGGCAGGCGTCGACGGCGTCGTCGAGCCCCGAGGGGTCCGTCCCCGACGGATCGGCCGGCTCGGCCCGACCGGGATCCTCCGCATCCCAAGGCAC
Proteins encoded in this window:
- a CDS encoding VCBS repeat-containing protein, with amino-acid sequence MKSIRWGFVLLAPLLLVPPTRAQGLALEWSWTTAGSGDPFPNHVHVVSTPLVMDMNADGTPDVVFTATDSSSGAMILPGVVRVVSGDDGRELVVPGVLVNATCTVALGDIDGDGRPEIVTVDESGGKLLVLEHDGTLKWKATWFLSDVCAAGAPSLADLDGDGTPEIVMGRQAVRNDGTLMWTGTGTSGKPILGPHSVVVDLDLDGDLEVLAGPTAYTAGGGVLWTNPAPDGYTAVANLDGDSFPEVVLVEGGRVRLLDGESGTTRWGPVSIPGGGLGGPPTLADVEGDGTPEIAVSASYQLAVFESDGQLKWNAAISDASSQRAGIAAFDLDANGAAEIVHRDEYFLRVFRGNDGAVLRQTALSSCTWTEYPTVADVDVDGSAEILVGANSNCGLGTDHGVFAFESAGDPWGPARPLWNEYGYHVTNVNDDGTVPAVEKRHWLFLNGFR
- a CDS encoding CHAT domain-containing protein, with product MIALAFAVVVLAAEGPSFEASIEEARRAHAAAEYARAEGILDDAERRLGPPGDGRLRARLLALRGATAMATTRWPAALLAFREEAALWAALGDRHEEAAALANVALAFSKTFPRGEMTREQKRELTPYVEAAIRAAEAGNNAQVLGTSHLYLAQLVEDRAEIRRHLEEAIDELDRAGELSNRLMAMRFLAESLARYEPRDPARATRLLGDAVALAESKGDLQAIVRTRIIVASLAWLGPDREAAWRASLDALRAIEELRSRQSAAEVRSRLFSQWTFFYQRVFGHLVGPPSRVPDRLDLERAFAVAERRRARTLLEEMDAAEVTIADDGEPPPLASVERTLRADEAILAFSLGDLVGKGYYDNGGSWLLVHTRERTRAYRVPELATLEREVPLFTGLFPARDRTEVDGSARLHGALLREALDDLPASTRRLVIVPEGPLHELPFAALRPAPADPPLAARYEIESSPSVTAWYRRHLDTAPEVDGRALVLADPVQDAATGTVPLPNARREGRLVARLLGHGSRVIEDADASEARLKRSASERFGLFHLAAHARIDGDHPERSCILLSRGDAGEDGQLTIREAAELRIRDRVVVLANCGSASGEVVEGDGVQSLVRGFLAGGTRTVVGSLWPLADDEAAALFAPFYRALARGETVAAALAAAQRERIRAGAPPAAWAGLVLVGDGETRLRFSESLGRDAAWFAMFGLVLAVAAGAWILVRRRRPA
- a CDS encoding RNA polymerase sigma factor, with product MTSPDYAEIRGRLVRAVRQVCPGWLRGRAEDIVQNALVKLLQGSAREASTPPAASYLWRVAYSATVDEIRRLRRRPEVPWDAEDPGRAEPADPSGTDPSGLDDAVDACLRGLLEPRRIAVGLHLAGFSAKEIAVSLHWTDKAARNLVFRGMVDLRTCLSGKGFRA